A stretch of the Pseudomonas sp. ACM7 genome encodes the following:
- a CDS encoding CoA-transferase subunit beta, with protein MSTTTYSLAELMICAASEAWRDDGEVLASGIGVIPRLAASLAMLSSNPQLLMTDSEAYMVAEPVPLGARNGYQPKRDSWMGFSRIFDNVWGGKRHALVGPTQIDRFGQANISCIGDYAKPKAQMLGVRGFPGNSISHANSFCVPSHNRRVFVEGEVDMVASVGYNPARLARGWSLDDIDIRRIITDLCVLDFLGPLRQMRIRSLHPGVTVAEVQDNTGFALHVPQDCPTTAAPTVEQLQLIQRLDPHNLRASQLKDNPPGQR; from the coding sequence ATGAGCACTACCACTTACAGCCTCGCCGAATTGATGATCTGCGCCGCTTCCGAAGCCTGGCGCGACGATGGTGAGGTCCTGGCCAGCGGCATCGGTGTGATCCCGCGCCTTGCCGCGTCACTGGCCATGCTCAGCAGCAATCCGCAGTTGTTGATGACCGACTCCGAAGCCTACATGGTCGCCGAACCGGTGCCGTTGGGCGCGCGCAACGGCTATCAACCCAAGCGCGACAGCTGGATGGGTTTCTCGCGGATTTTCGACAACGTGTGGGGCGGCAAGCGCCATGCGCTGGTCGGCCCGACCCAGATTGACCGCTTCGGCCAGGCGAACATTTCGTGCATTGGCGATTACGCCAAACCCAAGGCGCAAATGCTCGGCGTGCGCGGTTTTCCCGGCAACTCCATCAGCCACGCCAACTCTTTTTGCGTACCCAGCCACAACCGTCGGGTGTTCGTCGAAGGCGAGGTCGATATGGTCGCCTCGGTCGGCTACAACCCGGCGCGTCTGGCGCGCGGCTGGTCGCTGGACGACATCGATATCCGCCGGATCATCACTGACCTCTGCGTGCTGGATTTCCTGGGCCCGCTCCGGCAAATGCGCATTCGCTCGCTGCACCCCGGCGTGACGGTGGCCGAGGTTCAGGACAACACCGGGTTTGCCCTGCATGTGCCGCAAGACTGCCCGACCACGGCTGCCCCGACCGTCGAGCAATTGCAGCTGATCCAGCGCCTGGACCCGCACAACCTGCGTGCCAGCCAGCTCAAAGACAACCCGCCAGGCCAACGCTGA
- a CDS encoding LLM class flavin-dependent oxidoreductase, translating to MKFSLIYEAQTVDSSREGDRKIFEDTVEQAVLADKLGFDTFWCVEHTALSNYSHMSAPETMLAFVAGKTERIGIGHGVVCLPPAMNHPVKVAERIATLDLLSKGRVHFGVGKGGTQQEAGTFGYDLATLQPQIDEMMYLIPKMFVQDEIEHNGDFVQIPKRPIHPKPYQDPHPPMYLACTNTESLKNAGGRGMGALVLGFGGPEEIAKKVEVYHEAWDNRDEKKQVGFRPNRHIAALCPAIVLENNEEARRIGIRGQRYFMESLGYWYGGGERPDPEKWKDDTFIDGNGQSVIKSRFASEEVSVDFSDPTMAMMNPNHAYGTVEDCIGYVQRLIDAGADEILFICQMGTVPQWAQLETLRNIGEKVIPHFRKA from the coding sequence ATGAAATTTTCACTGATTTACGAAGCCCAGACGGTGGACTCCAGCCGTGAAGGCGACCGCAAGATTTTCGAAGATACCGTTGAGCAGGCTGTGCTGGCCGACAAGCTCGGCTTCGACACCTTCTGGTGCGTAGAGCACACGGCGCTGAGCAACTACTCGCACATGTCCGCGCCGGAAACCATGCTGGCCTTCGTCGCCGGCAAGACCGAACGCATCGGCATCGGCCACGGCGTGGTCTGCCTGCCACCGGCGATGAACCACCCGGTGAAAGTCGCGGAACGCATCGCCACCCTCGACCTGTTGTCCAAAGGCCGGGTGCATTTTGGCGTCGGCAAGGGTGGCACCCAGCAGGAGGCCGGCACCTTCGGTTACGACCTGGCCACGTTGCAGCCGCAGATCGACGAAATGATGTACCTGATCCCGAAAATGTTCGTGCAGGACGAAATCGAACACAACGGCGACTTCGTACAGATCCCCAAGCGGCCGATCCATCCCAAGCCTTATCAAGACCCGCACCCGCCGATGTACCTGGCCTGCACCAACACCGAGTCGCTGAAAAACGCCGGCGGACGCGGCATGGGCGCCCTGGTGCTGGGCTTCGGTGGCCCGGAAGAAATCGCCAAGAAAGTCGAGGTCTACCATGAAGCCTGGGACAACCGCGATGAGAAGAAACAGGTGGGCTTCCGTCCCAACCGGCACATCGCAGCCCTGTGCCCGGCGATCGTGTTGGAAAACAACGAAGAGGCGCGCCGCATCGGCATCCGTGGCCAGCGCTACTTTATGGAATCGTTGGGCTACTGGTACGGCGGTGGCGAGCGCCCGGACCCGGAGAAGTGGAAGGACGACACCTTCATCGATGGCAACGGCCAGAGCGTGATCAAGTCGCGCTTCGCCTCGGAAGAAGTCAGCGTCGATTTCTCCGACCCGACCATGGCGATGATGAACCCCAACCACGCCTACGGCACCGTCGAGGATTGCATCGGTTACGTGCAACGGTTGATCGATGCGGGTGCCGACGAAATCCTGTTCATCTGCCAGATGGGCACCGTGCCGCAGTGGGCGCAACTGGAGACCCTGCGCAACATTGGCGAGAAGGTGATTCCGCATTTCCGTAAGGCTTAA
- a CDS encoding CoA transferase subunit A, producing the protein MDKRMTTAEMVGQLRDGMTIGIGGWGPRRKPMALVREILRSDLKDLTVVAYGGADVGMLCAAGKIRKLVFAFVSLDFIPLEPYFRKARQEAALEVMEIDEGMLLLGLRAAAMNVPFIPTAVGLGTDVLRHNRQIKLIASPYADGKDWVAMPALKLDAALIHVDRADARGVCQISGPDHYMDDLFVRAATHSYVTCDELVDSEHFHADAGHANQVFWERNLTTAVAHVPGGAHPSSCAPLYGFDVAHFKAYNASVQAVDGWQDYVRDYVDCTHEQYLDKVGGLAAIRQLPLPIF; encoded by the coding sequence ATGGACAAGCGAATGACCACGGCCGAGATGGTCGGCCAACTGCGTGACGGCATGACCATCGGCATCGGTGGCTGGGGGCCGCGGCGCAAACCCATGGCGTTGGTGCGGGAGATTTTGCGCTCCGACCTCAAGGACCTCACCGTGGTCGCCTACGGCGGTGCCGATGTCGGCATGCTCTGCGCGGCCGGCAAGATCAGGAAACTGGTGTTCGCCTTCGTTTCCCTGGATTTCATTCCACTGGAGCCGTACTTCCGCAAGGCACGCCAAGAGGCGGCGCTGGAGGTGATGGAAATCGACGAAGGCATGCTCCTGCTCGGTCTGCGGGCCGCAGCGATGAATGTGCCGTTTATTCCGACGGCAGTTGGTCTGGGCACCGACGTGCTGCGCCACAACCGGCAGATCAAGCTGATTGCCTCGCCCTATGCCGATGGCAAGGACTGGGTCGCGATGCCGGCGCTCAAACTCGATGCGGCGCTGATCCACGTCGACCGTGCCGATGCGCGCGGTGTCTGCCAGATCAGCGGCCCCGATCACTACATGGACGACCTGTTCGTACGTGCCGCGACTCACAGCTACGTGACCTGCGACGAACTGGTGGACAGCGAACATTTTCACGCCGATGCCGGGCATGCGAATCAGGTGTTCTGGGAACGCAACCTGACCACCGCCGTGGCCCACGTGCCGGGCGGTGCGCATCCGTCTTCCTGCGCGCCGCTGTACGGTTTCGACGTGGCGCACTTCAAGGCTTACAACGCTTCGGTCCAAGCCGTCGATGGCTGGCAGGACTATGTCCGCGACTACGTCGACTGCACTCACGAACAGTACCTGGACAAGGTCGGCGGCCTGGCTGCGATCCGCCAACTGCCGTTGCCGATTTTTTAA
- a CDS encoding VOC family protein, giving the protein MDIRGLGYVTLLSSDLAQWRQYASQVLGMMVAGSDDDERLYLKIDERHYRILVEKSTENGFGACGWEVSGKAALEHAVSVLEQADVQVTRGTVAQAEVRKVQELVHFSDPDGNRHELFWGPLKDFARFVSPVGVKGFVTNELGMGHVVLPAPSFERCRDFYEQVLGFGLSDLMKVRFTPDPAEPQKRIHFLHCNNGRHHSLAIFECPMPHGCVHMMVEVNALDEVGRALDRVHANGVKLSATLGQHTNDQMISFYIKTPSGFDLEYGCDGLVVDWDRHTPFESTVVSHWGHDFSVGRQ; this is encoded by the coding sequence ATGGATATCCGTGGTCTGGGTTACGTCACCCTGTTATCCAGCGACCTGGCGCAATGGCGCCAGTACGCAAGCCAGGTGCTGGGCATGATGGTGGCCGGCAGCGATGACGATGAGCGGCTGTACCTGAAAATAGACGAGCGTCATTACCGCATTCTGGTGGAGAAAAGCACTGAGAACGGCTTCGGTGCGTGCGGCTGGGAAGTGTCTGGCAAAGCGGCACTCGAACACGCCGTCAGCGTTCTGGAACAAGCCGATGTGCAAGTTACCCGCGGCACCGTGGCCCAGGCCGAGGTTCGCAAGGTCCAGGAACTGGTGCACTTCAGCGACCCGGATGGTAACCGTCACGAACTGTTCTGGGGACCTCTGAAGGACTTCGCACGCTTCGTCTCGCCGGTCGGGGTCAAGGGTTTCGTCACCAACGAATTGGGCATGGGCCACGTGGTACTGCCGGCGCCGAGCTTCGAGCGTTGCCGGGATTTCTACGAGCAAGTGCTCGGTTTCGGGCTGTCCGACCTGATGAAAGTCCGCTTCACTCCGGACCCGGCCGAGCCGCAAAAGCGCATCCACTTCCTGCACTGCAATAACGGTCGGCATCACTCGCTGGCGATCTTCGAGTGCCCGATGCCCCACGGCTGCGTGCACATGATGGTCGAGGTCAACGCGCTGGACGAAGTCGGTCGCGCCCTTGATCGCGTGCACGCCAACGGCGTGAAGCTGTCGGCCACCCTGGGCCAGCACACCAACGATCAGATGATCTCGTTCTACATCAAGACGCCGTCCGGGTTTGACCTGGAATACGGCTGCGATGGCCTGGTGGTCGATTGGGATCGCCACACACCTTTTGAAAGCACAGTGGTCAGCCACTGGGGCCACGACTTCAGTGTCGGGCGCCAATGA